One region of Camelina sativa cultivar DH55 chromosome 6, Cs, whole genome shotgun sequence genomic DNA includes:
- the LOC104699051 gene encoding putative F-box/LRR-repeat/kelch-repeat protein At1g11620, which translates to MEVTLPRDLEDEILSRVPDKSLARFRCGCKQWNTQLVEETFLEQHSSRMHNYSGCGEDQIIIKGARNRINSVASPSLTVQNLTLINKRLMVHEFGNRVRVYKIVHCTGLLLCVMENQLLVWNPFLKVTRWVKCSSDFHRFDDAYGIGFIRQSPTQHNYKIVRFRCPHNSRDRPPRIEVYEFLSNRWKVITNHISFDWHLRVPLSGVSLGGNSYWIGLREDSTAFIQCFDFSKERFQPLGHLPFRFDEC; encoded by the coding sequence ATGGAGGTGACGCTTCCACGCGATTTGGAAGATGAGATCTTGTCTAGAGTTCCGGACAAATCTCTTGCAAGATTCAGATGTGGCTGCAAGCAGTGGAACACGCAACTTGTAGAAGAGACCTTTCTCGAGCAGCACTCGTCTCGTATGCACAACTATAGCGGATGTGGCGAAGATCAGATTATAATCAAAGGTGCTCGTAATAGGATAAATTCGGTGGCCAGTCCGTCTCTAACAGTCCAAAACCTTACccttataaataaaagattaatgGTTCACGAGTTTGGCAATAGGGTCAGAGTGTACAAGATTGTTCACTGCACTGGTCTATTGTTGTGCGTCATGGAGAACCAGCTTTTGGTATGGAATCCATTTCTGAAAGTGACACGATGGGTCAAATGCAGCAGCGACTTTCATAGGTTTGACGATGCCTACGGTATTGGTTTCATCCGCCAATCACCAACCCAACACAACTACAAAATCGTAAGGTTTCGATGTCCTCATAATTCTAGAGATCGACCTCCAAGGATTGAGGTATACGAATTCTTATCTAATAGGTGGAAGGTTATAACTAATCATATCAGTTTTGATTGGCACCTTAGAGTACCACTCTCGGGTGTGTCTCTTGGAGGGAATTCTTATTGGATTGGTCTTCGAGAAGACTCTACAGCTTTCATACAATGCTTTGATTTTTCCAAAGAAAGATTTCAACCCTTGGGACACCTTCCTTTTAGGTTTGATGAGTGTTAA
- the LOC104699052 gene encoding putative F-box/LRR-repeat/kelch-repeat protein At1g11620 — MTMPIDLPSDLQEEVLSRVPMKSLARFRAVCKQWNTLFVEDRFLAKHYGEHHFLIGTCFGEITSLNIKDNTLILLQNLSVGNIRPKKLQQYIKVYKIGHCDGVLYYVLSNQILVWNPLLKLSRWIECDCSEFFELDEAYGLGYIRRSSSIYDYKLVRFRCPRNSKGRRATVEVYEFTSNMWKTIDISFDWFLRVPLASVSLRGTPYWIGLREDNTAFIQSFDFIKERFEPLDHLPFKYVEDNFIALDIFKGDRLSLLHQCSTTRKINIWVKDCIMSWTRLMTVDIPELPVLYERHIVLPAVYFVVKDNELVISAINSERGFLDIYIVRKKDFQKIETYLGFCVSIACKYRPSLVRLPGFSKQNTSPIGQWKENDLSSFVIIITFGYSAYLLFHFPYVMLVAIFTHQHLKISSFSLFKINTCPGMF; from the coding sequence atgaCGATGCCAATAGATCTTCCATCTGATTTGCAAGAGGAAGTTCTCTCTAGAGTTCCAATGAAATCTCTTGCAAGGTTCAGAGCTGTGTGCAAGCAGTGGAACACTCTCTTTGTAGAGGACAGGTTCCTCGCGAAGCACTATGGTGAACATCATTTTCTAATTGGGACTTGTTTTGGTGAGATTACTTCTCTGAACATTAAAGACAATACACTTATACTGCTCCAAAACCTTTCCGTCGGAAACATTCGTCCAAAAAAGTTGCAACAATACATTAAAGTGTATAAGATAGGTCACTGCGACGGTGTATTGTATTATGTATTGAGCAACCAAATTTTAGTTTGGAACCCATTATTAAAACTTTCAAGATGGATCGAATGTGACTGCAGCGAATTTTTTGAGCTAGATGAAGCGTACGGCCTTGGATACATACGCCGATCATCAAGTATCTATGATTACAAACTCGTAAGGTTTCGATGTCCTCGTAACTCCAAAGGTAGACGTGCCACGGTTGAAGTCTACGAATTCACCTCTAATATGTGGAAGACTATAGACATTAGTTTTGATTGGTTCCTTAGAGTACCATTGGCGAGTGTCTCTTTGAGAGGAACTCCTTACTGGATTGGTCTTCGAGAAGACAATACGGCTTTTatacaaagttttgattttatcaaagaaagatttgaacCTTTGGATCATCTACCTTTTAAGTATGTTGAGGATAATTTTATTGCACTAGATATTTTTAAGGGAGATCGGCTTTCATTGTTACACCAATGTTCTACAACAAGGAAGATAAACATATGGGTGAAAGATTGTATCATGTCTTGGACCAGGTTGATGACCGTGGATATACCAGAACTTCCGGTATTATATGAACGTCATATAGTTTTGCCGGCAGTTTATTTTGTTGTCAAGGATAATGAACTTGTCATATCTGCTATAAACAGTGAAAGAGGATTTCTAGACATTTACATTGTGAGAAAGAAAGACTTCCAGAAAATTGAAACATACTTGGGGTTTTGTGTTTCTATTGCATGCAAGTATCGCCCGAGTCTAGTTCGGCTTCCGGGGTTTTCGAAACAAAACACGAGTCCGATAGGCCAATGGAAAGAAAACGATCTAAgtagttttgtaattattattacttttggTTACTCCGCTTATCTATTGTTCCATTTTCCGTACGTGATGCTCGTCGCGATCTTCACTCACCAACATTTGAAAATTTCCTCTTTCTCGTTGTTTAAAATTAATACCTGCCCTGGAATGTTCTAG
- the LOC104791293 gene encoding uclacyanin-3-like: MGSNSVAALFLFLAAVPSILAVTFQVGDTAGWNSGVDYTTWASGKTFRVGDTLEFQYDPSHSVSVVDKAGFDSCDSSGETQSFSGGDTKIDLTTVGTMHFFCPSPGHCLGGMKLAVPVLPTASSPATPSPPSSSTPSPSFSPRSPRKPKIPPPTASPPANGTPDLESLTPSPSPSTPSLSPSTPSPSPSLPNAASKGVISYGVIGMTMVLMFGVMS; encoded by the exons ATGGGATCAAACTCAGTGGccgctctcttcctcttcctagCGGCAGTCCCTTCCATCTTGGCCGTGACATTCCAGGTCGGAGATACTGCTGGTTGGAATAGTGGTGTTGATTACACGACGTGGGCTAGTGGAAAGACTTTCAGAGTCGGTGACACTCTAG AGTTCCAATATGATCCGTCACACTCGGTTTCAGTGGTGGATAAAGCTGGATTCGATAGTTGTGACAGCAGCGGAGAAACACAGAGCTTTTCTGGGGGAGACACTAAGATCGATCTTACAACAGTTGGAACTATGCACTTCTTTTGCCCTAGTCCTGGTCACTGCCTCGGTGGCATGAAACTCGCTGTTCCCGTCCTCCCCACCGCTTCATCTCCGGCAACACCTTCTCCACCGTCTTCGTCTACTCCTTCTCCATCATTTTCCCCTCGCTCTCCGCGTAAACCTAAAATACCGCCTCCAACAGCTTCTCCCCCGGCCAACGGTACGCCAGATTTAGAATCTTTGACTCCTTCACCGTCTCCGTCAACGCCTTCTTTGTCTCCATCGACACCTTCACCCTCTCCATCGCTGCCAAATGCAGCTTCTAAGGGAGTCATTAGCTATGGAGTGATTGGGATGACGATGGTGTTGATGTTCGGTGTTATGAGCTAA